A region of Coturnix japonica isolate 7356 chromosome 15, Coturnix japonica 2.1, whole genome shotgun sequence DNA encodes the following proteins:
- the MMAB gene encoding corrinoid adenosyltransferase isoform X2 encodes MIRRAAGLGLGRTVWGVTGRGHGDEAGSSERGPRITRTPRIYTRTGDEGFSSTFTGERRPKGDRIFEALGTTDELSSAIGLASELSSEKGHAFVGQLHKVQCMLQDVGSNIATPLSSARDAHLKRTSFSEEPVLELEKWIDSYSEQLPPLRAFILPSGGKSSAALHFSRAVCRRAERCVVPLVQAGEADPNVAKYLNRLSDYLFVLARYAAMKEGKEEKIYTKPEQL; translated from the exons ATGATACGGAGGGCGGCGGGGCTGGGCCTCGGTAGGACCGTGTGGGGGGTAACGGGGAGAGGACACGGGGATGAGGCGGGCAG ctctgagcgAGGCCCTCGCATCACCCGCACCCCCAGAATCTACACGAGAACGGGAGATGAAG GTTTCTCCAGCACCTTCACTGGGGAGAGGAGACCGAAGGGTGATCGGATCTTTGAAGCTCTGGGGACGACGGATGAGCTGAGCTCCGCCATCGG GCTTGCTAGTGAGCTGAGCAGCGAGAAGGGCCATGCATTTGTTGGACAGCTTCACAAG GTCCAGTGTATGCTGCAGGATGTGGGCTCCAACATCGCAACGCCTCTCTCCTCAGCCAGGGATGCTCACTTAA aAAGAACATCTTTTAGTGAGGagcctgtgctggagctggagaagtGGATTGACAGTTACTCAGAGCAGCTTCCTCCGCTTAGAGCTTTCATCTTGCCA TCGGGAGgtaaaagcagtgctgctctccattTCTCCCGAGCTGTCTGTCGCAGAGCTGAGAGGTG TGTGGTTCCCTTAGTACAAGCAGGGGAAGCAGATCCAAACGTGGCCAAATACTTAAACAG ACTGAGCGACTACCTCTTCGTTTTGGCACGTTATGCTGCaatgaaggaagggaaggaagagaaaatatatacaAAGCCAGAACAGTTATGA
- the MMAB gene encoding corrinoid adenosyltransferase isoform X6 — protein sequence MIRRAAGLGLGRTVWGVTGRGHGDEAGSSERGPRITRTPRIYTRTGDEGFSSTFTGERRPKGDRIFEALGTTDELSSAIGLASELSSEKGHAFVGQLHKVQCMLQDVGSNIATPLSSARDAHLKRTSFSEEPVLELEKWIDSYSEQLPPLRAFILPCGSLSTSRGSRSKRGQILKQGRKHVTGGELH from the exons ATGATACGGAGGGCGGCGGGGCTGGGCCTCGGTAGGACCGTGTGGGGGGTAACGGGGAGAGGACACGGGGATGAGGCGGGCAG ctctgagcgAGGCCCTCGCATCACCCGCACCCCCAGAATCTACACGAGAACGGGAGATGAAG GTTTCTCCAGCACCTTCACTGGGGAGAGGAGACCGAAGGGTGATCGGATCTTTGAAGCTCTGGGGACGACGGATGAGCTGAGCTCCGCCATCGG GCTTGCTAGTGAGCTGAGCAGCGAGAAGGGCCATGCATTTGTTGGACAGCTTCACAAG GTCCAGTGTATGCTGCAGGATGTGGGCTCCAACATCGCAACGCCTCTCTCCTCAGCCAGGGATGCTCACTTAA aAAGAACATCTTTTAGTGAGGagcctgtgctggagctggagaagtGGATTGACAGTTACTCAGAGCAGCTTCCTCCGCTTAGAGCTTTCATCTTGCCA TGTGGTTCCCTTAGTACAAGCAGGGGAAGCAGATCCAAACGTGGCCAAATACTTAAACAG
- the MMAB gene encoding corrinoid adenosyltransferase isoform X3, with translation MIRRAAGLGLGRTVWGVTGRGHGDEAGSSERGPRITRTPRIYTRTGDEGFSSTFTGERRPKGDRIFEALGTTDELSSAIGLASELSSEKGHAFVGQLHKVQCMLQDVGSNIATPLSSARDAHLKRTSFSEEPVLELEKWIDSYSEQLPPLRAFILPCGSLSTSRGSRSKRGQILKQSCMLLGTPDVSSSFIAFPLVSRLSDYLFVLARYAAMKEGKEEKIYTKPEQL, from the exons ATGATACGGAGGGCGGCGGGGCTGGGCCTCGGTAGGACCGTGTGGGGGGTAACGGGGAGAGGACACGGGGATGAGGCGGGCAG ctctgagcgAGGCCCTCGCATCACCCGCACCCCCAGAATCTACACGAGAACGGGAGATGAAG GTTTCTCCAGCACCTTCACTGGGGAGAGGAGACCGAAGGGTGATCGGATCTTTGAAGCTCTGGGGACGACGGATGAGCTGAGCTCCGCCATCGG GCTTGCTAGTGAGCTGAGCAGCGAGAAGGGCCATGCATTTGTTGGACAGCTTCACAAG GTCCAGTGTATGCTGCAGGATGTGGGCTCCAACATCGCAACGCCTCTCTCCTCAGCCAGGGATGCTCACTTAA aAAGAACATCTTTTAGTGAGGagcctgtgctggagctggagaagtGGATTGACAGTTACTCAGAGCAGCTTCCTCCGCTTAGAGCTTTCATCTTGCCA TGTGGTTCCCTTAGTACAAGCAGGGGAAGCAGATCCAAACGTGGCCAAATACTTAAACAG agctgcatgctgctgggTACACCTGATGTGAGTAGCAGTTTCATTGCTTTCCCTTTGGTTTCCAGACTGAGCGACTACCTCTTCGTTTTGGCACGTTATGCTGCaatgaaggaagggaaggaagagaaaatatatacaAAGCCAGAACAGTTATGA
- the MMAB gene encoding corrinoid adenosyltransferase isoform X5 yields MIRRAAGLGLGRTVWGVTGRGHGDEAGSSERGPRITRTPRIYTRTGDEGFSSTFTGERRPKGDRIFEALGTTDELSSAIGLASELSSEKGHAFVGQLHKVQCMLQDVGSNIATPLSSARDAHLKRTSFSEEPVLELEKWIDSYSEQLPPLRAFILPSGGKSSAALHFSRAVCRRAERCVVPLVQAGEADPNVAKYLNRAENT; encoded by the exons ATGATACGGAGGGCGGCGGGGCTGGGCCTCGGTAGGACCGTGTGGGGGGTAACGGGGAGAGGACACGGGGATGAGGCGGGCAG ctctgagcgAGGCCCTCGCATCACCCGCACCCCCAGAATCTACACGAGAACGGGAGATGAAG GTTTCTCCAGCACCTTCACTGGGGAGAGGAGACCGAAGGGTGATCGGATCTTTGAAGCTCTGGGGACGACGGATGAGCTGAGCTCCGCCATCGG GCTTGCTAGTGAGCTGAGCAGCGAGAAGGGCCATGCATTTGTTGGACAGCTTCACAAG GTCCAGTGTATGCTGCAGGATGTGGGCTCCAACATCGCAACGCCTCTCTCCTCAGCCAGGGATGCTCACTTAA aAAGAACATCTTTTAGTGAGGagcctgtgctggagctggagaagtGGATTGACAGTTACTCAGAGCAGCTTCCTCCGCTTAGAGCTTTCATCTTGCCA TCGGGAGgtaaaagcagtgctgctctccattTCTCCCGAGCTGTCTGTCGCAGAGCTGAGAGGTG TGTGGTTCCCTTAGTACAAGCAGGGGAAGCAGATCCAAACGTGGCCAAATACTTAAACAG
- the MMAB gene encoding corrinoid adenosyltransferase isoform X4, with product MIRRAAGLGLGRTVWGVTGRGHGDEAGSSERGPRITRTPRIYTRTGDEGFSSTFTGERRPKGDRIFEALGTTDELSSAIGLASELSSEKGHAFVGQLHKVQCMLQDVGSNIATPLSSARDAHLKRTSFSEEPVLELEKWIDSYSEQLPPLRAFILPSGGKSSAALHFSRAVCRRAERCVVPLVQAGEADPNVAKYLNRAACCWVHLM from the exons ATGATACGGAGGGCGGCGGGGCTGGGCCTCGGTAGGACCGTGTGGGGGGTAACGGGGAGAGGACACGGGGATGAGGCGGGCAG ctctgagcgAGGCCCTCGCATCACCCGCACCCCCAGAATCTACACGAGAACGGGAGATGAAG GTTTCTCCAGCACCTTCACTGGGGAGAGGAGACCGAAGGGTGATCGGATCTTTGAAGCTCTGGGGACGACGGATGAGCTGAGCTCCGCCATCGG GCTTGCTAGTGAGCTGAGCAGCGAGAAGGGCCATGCATTTGTTGGACAGCTTCACAAG GTCCAGTGTATGCTGCAGGATGTGGGCTCCAACATCGCAACGCCTCTCTCCTCAGCCAGGGATGCTCACTTAA aAAGAACATCTTTTAGTGAGGagcctgtgctggagctggagaagtGGATTGACAGTTACTCAGAGCAGCTTCCTCCGCTTAGAGCTTTCATCTTGCCA TCGGGAGgtaaaagcagtgctgctctccattTCTCCCGAGCTGTCTGTCGCAGAGCTGAGAGGTG TGTGGTTCCCTTAGTACAAGCAGGGGAAGCAGATCCAAACGTGGCCAAATACTTAAACAG agctgcatgctgctgggTACACCTGATGTGA
- the MMAB gene encoding corrinoid adenosyltransferase isoform X1 — protein MIRRAAGLGLGRTVWGVTGRGHGDEAGSSERGPRITRTPRIYTRTGDEGFSSTFTGERRPKGDRIFEALGTTDELSSAIGLASELSSEKGHAFVGQLHKVQCMLQDVGSNIATPLSSARDAHLKRTSFSEEPVLELEKWIDSYSEQLPPLRAFILPCGSLSTSRGSRSKRGQILKQTERLPLRFGTLCCNEGREGRENIYKARTVMTGSWDVCLVDLEKLNPAECIPQAWMRKRASPNWGCAAKAFQLT, from the exons ATGATACGGAGGGCGGCGGGGCTGGGCCTCGGTAGGACCGTGTGGGGGGTAACGGGGAGAGGACACGGGGATGAGGCGGGCAG ctctgagcgAGGCCCTCGCATCACCCGCACCCCCAGAATCTACACGAGAACGGGAGATGAAG GTTTCTCCAGCACCTTCACTGGGGAGAGGAGACCGAAGGGTGATCGGATCTTTGAAGCTCTGGGGACGACGGATGAGCTGAGCTCCGCCATCGG GCTTGCTAGTGAGCTGAGCAGCGAGAAGGGCCATGCATTTGTTGGACAGCTTCACAAG GTCCAGTGTATGCTGCAGGATGTGGGCTCCAACATCGCAACGCCTCTCTCCTCAGCCAGGGATGCTCACTTAA aAAGAACATCTTTTAGTGAGGagcctgtgctggagctggagaagtGGATTGACAGTTACTCAGAGCAGCTTCCTCCGCTTAGAGCTTTCATCTTGCCA TGTGGTTCCCTTAGTACAAGCAGGGGAAGCAGATCCAAACGTGGCCAAATACTTAAACAG ACTGAGCGACTACCTCTTCGTTTTGGCACGTTATGCTGCaatgaaggaagggaaggaagagaaaatatatacaAAGCCAGAACAGTTATGACTGGGAGCTGGGATGTTTGTCTTGTAGATCTTGAAAAGCTAAATCCAGCAGAGTGCATTCCCCAGGCATGGATGAGAAAGAGAGCAAGCCCGAATTGGGGATGTGCTGCCAAAGCCTTCCAGTTAACATGA